The window TTTACAGTCTAATAgagtgattttatgtacataattgTACAGTGCCGAAATGATacgttgttagtttgtaaatcTATACGTAAATACATATACACAGTTCTTTGGGTTAAAatgtagatatcaattaaGTATTCATTTCTACCAGATCATATGAATTATGTTTCGGAAGTGTTCTTTGACTTTCCTATCTTTCTGGCGAGCAAATTGGTAAGGTAGTCTTAGTCTACTAGTCATCAGTTTTGCAGATGCTAAAATTTGCTGTTTGATAAGGATTTTTACTGGCACTAATGAGTCACAGTTATTGACAGGTTTACGGCAGTAAGCCAATGCCGCAGACTACGTCTTAAGTATATAATATAGTATTCAAAGTTGCAATTGGCAAAATTAAGTAATACTATATGTCTAATATAGACAGTAGCTTGCGAGTTGATAAATAAAAAGATATACTTTTTAAACaaattattgttaattttatactaataattatcaattttgaacaaattaatgttaatattGAACCCCAAGATTTTGCTCTGGCCACGCCGCTGAACATGCACGTACAAAGGAATAACCACTGTATACTATGCGGAGCTGTGAGAAGGGGTTCGCTGCGGTCCCAACCCCATCGAGTGCGCACCCAGGCTTCTAGTAGAGTGCACACCCAGGCTTCTAGTAGAGTGCACGAATTTTGAACTAATTCATAtcgtatttaattaattcctcTTACTCATGTCTAGTTTTTACTTATTCGTATTTCAATGTTTCTAAAATGATCCCGCTTGAAACTTAgtgatttttcaataattcAAAATCAAAAGCCAACAATTTTTCAGAATGTTACTTTTATAATGCCAATCATCATCCTGCCGCTTTTTCTATTTATAGTGGCATCTACAACTGTTTCGATCTTATACCCTGCTTTCACGAGCACGAATGGCtagccgagccgagccgagccgcgCCAGCTcgtgccagcccagtattccagcccgcTCTAATATGACGCACTTCAATGCGTgtcactaacgtgcgttagttacttgagcttgacatagctcgcgttagctcacgtttgcaacggacagaagccaagctgctcgcattttttctctatggctttacaacagtcatataaGAAGTCGTAAGTCTATCGCCAGGCGACTGTTGCGCACATGCAGCAACGGAGTTCAAACACTAAACTTTTTGCTCATCTTGGTCGCTCCCTATCAGAGTTTTCGTCTCGCTCCACAGAAGTATGACGTGTCGCAATAAAGCCCATATCACTGAGACACCCTAAAAGGTGTCTTGCTCATGCATGTATGCTACACTCCTTTTCTGCACGCTGCATGTCGGTTCTACAAATCGTTTCATTACGTCAGACGTTTGTCTTTCGCTACCGTAAGTGCGACTCAGTTTGTGTGATTTGAAAAGTTCTGTTCGCGTATAACTTGAGCGGAAAGTTTATACGTAGACCCAAATCTTTCACACCTATAGTATCATGTGCACGGATTCTTAGTTTTTCAAACTAATCTACTTAGCACTTACCATACATATCATAATCTGTTGGCTGTAGACTGCATTGACAACATGAGACATTGAGACCGTTTATACCAATTCCAAGAGCAGTTTTATAACAGGTACAGCTGCTGAGTTTCTTAGCATTATTCCAGCGAAGGAAACGAAAGGAGAAATTAGCTAGCTaacataaacaaaatggtCTCGTCTAGTAGTGGGTCAGGTTGAAAGCTGGATAGTAAAGTACTTATCTATACGCGCCAAATCGTTTGGGCAATCTTTGTGCGTAATagtttattaaaatatttgtgACATTAATAGAATACAGGAAACTGCTGCTAGATGGACACATAACAATTTATAACGTTAACACTAATATCAATCTGAAGACGTACACAACTCGAACTACACAAGAAATCAGCACACCTGGTGACCATGTCAATAATAGGTTCCATTTAGACGCCTCACAGACAACCCTTATGCTTCACCCTCTCACAAACACACGATGAAGCGTATGGTGTTGTTGATGAGAAGCATAATCATCACATTCAAATCTTTGGAAATCAGGAGAAATACCCCAGTGATAAAGACCACCCTTCCAAAATGGAAAATCTGTGAATCCTGGAGAAGGCCTTCGCGAAGCGAAGACATTTGCAGTCTGCAGTGGAAGAAATCCAGAATGGCCCGATAATGGGAAAGTATTACTTCTAAATTCATCAAACGAAACGTTAATATTTATCACTTTCAAAAGTTTTAAATGCATGTACTTCCAATCATGGACTATACAATGTCCTTTGCCATCATAGGCTGTGCTTATGATTCTTGAATTGCTGGTTTTGAAATGAATTACGCGACTGTGTGCTGACGTTGTGCAGTAGAACCTCAGCTCTTTAGCCCAACTAAAAGAGTATGAGATGTCATATAGAATCATTACAAAATACGAGTAACAAAACCAAACCTTGGGTTAATGCCTAGGTTATTCAAGAGTTGATGAGAATATCCATTGAGGTCAGTAGGAAGTTTCTCAACAACTGGATTATTATCTTGTGCGacatgtttgtatgcatacaaCAACATCCACCCACCTCCATCTGTTGCTTGATCGCAATAGGCCTTTAATCAAGTCATTCATTACCAAAAAATATCCAATGTAACAAATGTACTGCAATTTAACGGCAAATTTGCTAATAAAGATGTATTCAGGTATACCTGAAAAGCTTGAGATGCACCGAATGGTAACAGCCAATACACTCCGCTGGTTGTTATACCTCTTTCATAAAGGTGTTTGCATCCATTTCCAGGATTGTCTTTACTGCTGCCTAACTTAACGCGGCCTGTTTTGCCATCTTCATGTTCCTTTATAATCCAATTTCTACCATCACATACCTGTAAAGTGAGTGAAAACAAGTAGTAGAAATATCATCTTTCACATGACAATTTAATAGTCTTACTTCCAAATATTTGTTGTCAAAGTTGTAACGAAGGATACCTCTAGCCGATTCAACACATGGCTAGCACATGAAAGGTACATTCTAATAAATCTCAGCTCAAATATTTTTATCTTGCTGGTTGACAGATAATTATTGCAGGTATTCTGTCTAATATTATAAaggtgcatgcttgtgtgatGGGAGGTTGGTGTCAGTGGAAAGGGTGATGTAAGTATTGATTGGATGTGGTGGGGGTGTTGGGTTTAGTGGGGTAGTAGGTGCGTGAAGTGAAAGGTGGTGGCACGGTGGATGAGTGGGTGAGTGGAGTGAGTGAGTGGGTAAGGTTAGTGGGAGGGGTAGTGGGTTGTGGTGGGATGGCAGAGTAATGAGGGAAGACGGGTGTGTTTGTGGAGAGTGGGGTTGCATGAGTAGGGTAGAGGTTGAGTGTTATGGTATTTTGTGGTGTAGAGTGGATCAATGAGGTCAGGAGTGGTAGCTTATTGCCCCGTTCGAGGTGCGGGTTGCTGGGGCAGCCTGGAGGAGGTTGTTAGTGGCTGGGGTGAGGAGCTTGCGTAAATGGGTAACCTAGTTGGTTGAGGGTAAGAGGATGGGTACGTAAAAATAGATGGTATGAGTAGTTGGAATGAATGTATGGTACGTGGTGTGGTTGGGTATGTAGAAAAGTGTGGGTGTATGGAGTAAGGTGAGGTGACATGGTGAGATTGTGTGAGTTGTGATAGGTGGGTGCTTGGGTGGTTAGGTTAGTAGTTGGGGTGAGTAAGTCTGTAAGTGTGTGattgtgtaaatgtgtgtgaatgtgtgtgtgtgtgtgtgtgtgtgtgtgtgtgtgtgtgtgtgtgtgtgtgtgtgtgtgtgtgtgtgtttgcttgggCGTGACACTGTTTGATcatgaaagagaaagaacgTTTGTTGGATTCGCTTTGATCGTGTGTGAGAGAGATTGTGTAGTATCtttgtggtttgtttgtacgtcctttgtgtttgtgattgtctATGGCTgcatgtaagtgtgtgtgtgtgtgtgtgtgtgtgtgtgtgtgtgtgtgtgtgtgtgtgagtgtgtgtgtgtgtgtgtgtgtgtttgtgtgggttTTAAAACTTTTAGACTTCGCTAAGTAAATTACCGCAAAAAAAGTTAAATATAAGTAAATTTTAACTCAGCCAGTCAAAGTTAcctatttataataattacaGTCGCAATAGCGTACTACTGGCCATATGTAACTACTACTAATTTTAACTAGAACCCTAAAATTTCTCTCATACTTTATAATTCTAGCCCTACACATGCAGGTTTGTCAAATACGAAGTTGTCATCGTCAGGAAAGCTATTTGTCTGAAAAAGTCAGAAATACCACTAGATCATGCTAACAGCGACGTATACCATGCAATTGCATATAGCTAGCACGTCCATATTCACGCATTCGAAGGAATACAAATACTCAAGCCATTACAAGATAATAGCTGTAGATTGTTGACAACGTAAGTAAACAGGTTGTGGCTTGCTGCCTGCAAATCATCGATCGTACCAAAGGCGCATGCATTGACAATACATATAAAGTTAGAATTGTTGCACTATATCACAATTTTGCAAACAGTTCAGAAATAGTCGTATGGCATTGGTACTAGCACCAAATTTCTAAACACAAGAACATCCTAACACTGCCAATAATCTACATATCTGAGAACAAATTGAATTTGCTATTGCGATATCAATTTTTTCTTTGTcgaaataaaaatttatattatttattgacatGCATTAGAGTATACATATACGTACGTCCTGGCCGCATTTTTCTCTGAGAATATAGCAAGTCTGAGCCGTCACCTGCCAAAGTCAAACAAAGTTGGTAAATCTAATTCATACATCTTCTGTAACGTAACTCTTACCTCCGGCCAAACAGTCGACATGGCTTTTGTCTTTTCGTCCAAAAGAGCAATCAGACTCAGCAAAAACAGAGTCAAGCTGCTGCACGATTTCATTGTGTGTAGAGTTGGATCAGATGCAGAAACGTGCGAGGCAACTATCAAGACGGTTGCAGGTACTACTACTTATATGTAGGTCTATTAATTGCGTTTGATAATTATATTATCGTCTGGTGGCTTCTAATTGGCACAGAACAGACAAGTAGCAAAGCATGAGACTTCCATGCAACAATAGAAGCTGTGTATAAAACGTTTTGGATATTACTACTAACTGACACTAAATTACGCATTAAGAGAAAGCATCGAAGTGATTACTAATTCTTCTCAATGACAATTAACATATACTGTCTTGAGTTGGTATCCTAACTTTTATCTACGTAAATGCTGCGGTTATTGAGCAATACATTAGGATCAGTGAACCATTCGGTCATAGCTTTCCAATTATTATAGCATTTCTTGATGCGTCCGCATTATTGCAAACAGTTCCCAAGATTCGAAATGTACATATATCTTTTTCACTTATTCCTTGCTGCGCTTTAACTTAATTTCcaattatttatatttcaaTGTTTCTAAAGTGAAGCCGCTGGCCACATAAATATCTATATTTTATTTTGACAAAATGCGAAGCCAATGAGTTTTCAGAATTTTGCCTCAGCGATAAATCAATGGGCTCGCCATCTATTCGTTTGGAAGCACCGATTTCAGTTTCCGAGGTTTTATGCGATATGTGAGGTGTACGCATTCACAAATCAAGCAAGGATCATGTGCATTGGGACATCATGCAAGGTTTCTTGCTCATGCATATGCTACACTAGTTGCCTGTCCACTGCATGTTAGTGCTACAAATCGTTCAATCATGTGAGATCTTTGGCTCTCGATACAGTGCAGTTTAGTCTGTGTGATTAGGAAAGTTATGATCGCATCTTTCTGAGCGTTATCTTTGCATTGATAAGCAAGTATCGATACACAGGCCTTAGGATGGCGCACAGAATCTATATATGTAGTTAGCTATACAACAGTTCGTAATTAGCTTTCCTACTCAGAAAGTCTAGCTGAGCTTCACGGTTACGAGAGCGAAAAGTCCTACGCAATGAAACGATTTTTAGCACTAACGTAATTTGCAGAGGGCAGGCAACAAgtgcataaacaaacaattgtaCGAAGTACGTTCAGTTGATCGCAGCTCGATTTGTGCATGCAGCGCAAATCGCACCGTATGAAGGCTAGGAAGACCTAAAAATACTATAGAACGGTATTAGCCGCAGGCTTGTACAAAAGATCGCGAATGTTCTGTCGATCTAAGGCCCAATAATAAAGAAACGAATAATATTTGAAATATGGAAATGAGGCAATGCAGCAATGACTAAGCTAGTGGAAACAAGATATTAGAAGAGGAAACGAGATATGAGTAAGTTCCAAGTTCAGCGGTAAATGTTGCAACTATATGTGAAGCTCAAAGATGTTACAATAATTGAAAAATGGAATAGCCAAAGGGTAAACGTGACGCCTACACCATGTCATGCACAGATTGCATTATGAAAAGAATtgattgtattattaattagttattaattagttagacAAGAGTGCCCAAGTTTTctaagcagacagactgaaagaaGCGACTGCGGGAGCAGAACGGCTCACGGAATAAAACGATTTGTAGTTCcaacatgcagcagacaggcaACGAGTTTATCGTTTGAAACAACAGGACACTATGTGGAGGCTTGATTTTTGCATACACGTCACATCGTTACGCATCGAAGCTCGGCATATACACCGATGCATTTACTTCCAATAAAGCGGGCTTCCCAACCGAACAATTTATAGATAATTGGAAAGTGGATTGCGTGGAAGTAACTGTAACGCAATAGGATAACAACTCTAAATTGACCCAGAAGGAAATAGCTTGGAAGTAACTGTAACGCAGTAAGACTAATGCGAATTCAGCGTTTAGATAGAGGGAAGGTAGAATGTTAGCATACTTTAACTAAACGTAATTGAAGCAAACATCCAAGCGATCTCAAGAGTTCTGCGAGGAGCTGCATGGATAGACTATAGACAAAAAGAGTTTCGCTAAATTTGAACAAATGCGTGATCAGCAGCAGCGTTTCTCTTGTATGTTTGAGAGGGTACAGTATAGCGTGTACATTGTGTACTTGGATAGCTATATTAATTTAATCGTGGTCAGTAGCTACATTCAGTCagcaaaaataaatttataatgaCCTTTTAATTTCTTTAAGTCACTCGAATAAAATCAATAATGAGTAACCTTACAAAAGCATCGATTACTATAAGCTTggttaattattaacaaaGTCATCACAATGAATATTCCAGTGTCAATTGGTGGCAATATCCAATTGGATCGATGCAAGGCTTCTGTTATTGCTTGGATGTCCAGTGCCTTTCTACTTGTGTGTCCTGTGCCAATTAGAAGCCAACATACGATAGTATACAAACTCGACTAATATAGATGTATAAGTAGTCGTGACTGCAACAGTCTTGATAGTTGCTCCGCACGTTTCTTCCAACACTAAACACAATGAAATCGTGCCGCAGCCTGAATGTGTTCTTGCTGAGTCTGATTGCCGTTTCTGACGCAATGACTACTTCCATTTCGAGTTCGTGGTCAAAGGTCAGACGTACCTTTACAGAAGATATGTGAATTATATTTACCAAGTTTCTTTCGACTTTGAAAGGTGACGGCTGAGACTTGCTCTATTCTCAGAGAAAAATGTGGCCAGAATGTAAGTACTTACAGAATCTCATGCACTACATATTATGGATTATTGTTTTCACGAAGAATAGTACATGACTTGGTTGTAGAAAGTTAAGCTAAGTAGTGCTAAGAAGTACTTGCAGACAGGAAATTACAGTTAGTACGTACCAATGGCATAAGCTTATTCTTGAATTACTATTTACCAAATTTTTATTCTGCAGTAGCTCGAACTCTGTTTGTATTGGCACAATTTACAACCATGTTCTGCAACCAGCCAGTCACAAACTGTTGACTTACGTTATCAACAAAAGTTATTTCATGATGATTCGAGTGTTTGTATTACACGATTTGCACGTACATGGTTGAAGAAACATTTGCATACGTCGATGCTAGTATGATTTAGCAGTCTTTCTAGGCAAACAACTTTGTTGACCAGACGACGACCAACTAAATTTCGCATTTGACCAAACTGTAGTTAGAATTAGGGTTAGAATCAGAGCGAGGGGTAAGGTTAGAATCATGGTTGTAGTTAGAATATTTATTAGTTGCGAATGGTTAGTACGCTCTTGCTCTTGTGACTAATATAAAGAATTGGCTGCGTTAGAATTAAGAATACTTAGTTAAAGTTCTGTATTTAACCAATAAGTTAGGGGTGTCaaaaatttacacacacacacacacacacacacacacacacacacacacacatgcacacagacccatgcacacacacacacacacacacacacaaacaaacacaaacacaaacacacacacactcacacacacacacacacacacacacacacacacacacacacacacacacacaattcatCGATCCATGCCCTGCATTCTCTTGACTAAGGAGTACAGGTCATATTGTTATGTCACTTCCTAGGACTGTATTGTCCCCAATACCTAACCCACCCCAGTCTACCCCAACGCATTCTTTTCACCCTCTCACTTCGCCTACTCACCCACTCCACCCACCATCCAACCACTGCACAACACCCCACTTATTCACTTGctccatctatccatctcaTTCACCCCACCCACTCAACCACCACcttaaaaatattttaggtGCTTGCGTTTTGCGGCAGAAATGTTTTCCTTTTCTGTTTACCTTATtagaattaaatttttattaaaggTGAATTAGACTGGATATCTTCAATAATTATCAGTGTCAACCATATTTGATATGGCATTAATTAGAAACGTTTGAGTTTGTTTTAAGTACATTTATGTATTAGCAATGTGTCGAATCGGCTAAAGGTATCGTTCGTTACAACTTCGACAAAAAGGATGTGGAAGTAGGAAAAAATAATTTCATGTAGAACGCTATACATGCTACTACCAATTGATACTCACTTTGCAGGTATGTGATGGTAACAGTTGGATAATACCGGAAAGTGAAGGTGAAAAAGTAGTCCACGGTACGCTAGGCAGTTCCAAATACCAGCCTGCAAATGGATGTAAGCACCTTTATGACAGTGGCATAACCGCCAATGGACTATATTGGCTGTTACCATTTGGTGCATCTGAAGCTTTTCAGGTACATGCATCTAAATAAATCATTATCAGAAAATGTGCATGGTTTTAAATTGCAGCATATTTGAGATATTGCTATTTCTAATGAATGACTTGATCACAGGCCTATTGTGATCAGAAAACAGATGGAGGTGGGTGGATGTTGTTGTATGCTTACAAACATGTGGCAGGAGAAAATAACCCAGTTGTTGAGAAACTTCCCACCGACCTTAATGGATATTCACATCAACTCTTGAATAACCTAGCCATTAATTCCAGGTTTCGTTTGTTCGTATTTTGGCTATTTTGTTATGACATTTCATGCTCTTTTAGTTGGGCTAAAGATCTGAGGTTCTACTGCAACTCGTCAGCACACAATCGCGTAATTCATTTCAAAACCAACAATTGGAAAGTCATAAAAATGGCATATGATGGCAAAGGACACCCCACAGTCCATGATTGGAGGTACAAAGATTAATTCTTTGCTATCGTTAGCTATTAACGTTATATTTCGTTGTATTTAGAAGCAATACTGCTGCATTACCGGGTCATTTTGCGCATCTGCCTTGGGCGACTGAATGTGTCTTTGCCACGAAGAGACCAACTCCAGGATTCACAGATTTTCCATTTTGGAAGGGTGCTCTTTATCACTGGGGTATTTCTCCTGATCACAAAAGATTTGAATGTGATGATTTTGCTGTTGGTCGACAATATAATACGCTTCATCACGTGTTTGTCAGAGGCTGAAAAACACGATTCTTTGCGTTGTGTCAAACTGGAGCCTATTGTGACATGGTGTGCCGCTTCTATGATTAGTTTAGAATTATGTCTACATCTTTCAACTGATTTTAGTGTGGATGCTATAGATTGTTACGTGTTCTGCTATGCTTTCTGTAATGTATTTATGTTCCAACTATTTTACGAATCTATTAGGCACACAAATATTGATAAATGGCtaaaaaaaagaaaattttaatAGTTTACGAATTCAGTGTTGATAAGGATTTATTCCAAAAACAGAGGAACGTCTTCGTCAACTGACGAACAGCCTTAATTGTGTCTTTTTGAAAATGTAACAACATCAAttgatttaatttaataacatAATTCGAAGTTGGCCATGTAGCGAAAAAACAATTTATTCCGATTTATGGACTCTCGTGTCTACAAAATCCTTTGCCCATTCTTCAATTTCTTGCAAACATTCTGGTGCAGACTCCTTCTGCTAGCTACAAAGCAATTTCTCTTAGAGCAGAACGTTCATGCACGTAAGGCGACACCATCAGTTTGAAAATCATAAATAACTAGCCCTCACCCGTCCTATGGGCGGTAGGAATTGCGCTAACACCTAGATAGTAGGTACAGTACCTATAAGAGAAGAAACGTGAAAATTAACTTTCGCCAGTCGTCAATTATTGGGCACGTAGAGAGCCCCCATCTCACAACCTCATtgtacacgcacgcacgcacacacacacacacacacacacacacacacacacacacacacacacacacacacacgcacgcacgcactcacacacacacacacacacacacacacacacatacacacacacacacacacacacacacacacacacacacacacacacacacacacatggacaaatgtattcgacgtcaaccttaaggtcagttgcggagataccTCCccttgcctctagagacaggaaCTCCATGAGCTACTAGAAGGCTTAGgaccagcgctacaatccacttggagcttggccggagtcatccaggtgcactgactatggcgcagctctgggactggacagcAAGGACAACAAGTACCGTctgttgcatgatgttacttgcatgatgttacttgcatgatgccaagccagcggtcacgtccaccccagtcaatgaccagctactcatttatactccttagtcaagagaagcaattgtgtgt of the Corticium candelabrum chromosome 2, ooCorCand1.1, whole genome shotgun sequence genome contains:
- the LOC134176400 gene encoding uncharacterized protein LOC134176400, which gives rise to MMAKDTPQSMIGEAILLHYRVILRICLGRLNVSLPRRDQLQDSQIFHFGRVLFITGVFLLITKDLNVMILLLVDNIIRFITCLSEAEKHDSLRCVKLEPIVTWCAASMISLELCLHLSTDFSVDAIDCYVFCYAFCNVFMFQLFYESIRHTNIDKWLKKRKF
- the LOC134176399 gene encoding uncharacterized protein LOC134176399, with amino-acid sequence MKSCRSLNVFLLSLIAVSDAMTTSISSSWSKVTAETCSILREKCGQNQCVESAKGIVRYNFDKKDVEVCDGNSWIIPESEGEKVVHGTLGSSKYQPANGCKHLYDSGITANGLYWLLPFGASEAFQAYCDQKTDGGGWMLLYAYKHVAGENNPVVEKLPTDLNGYSHQLLNNLAINSRFRLFLG
- the LOC134176398 gene encoding uncharacterized protein LOC134176398, with translation MKSCSSLTLFLLSLIALLDEKTKAMSTVWPEVTAQTCYILREKCGQDPCVESARGILRYNFDNKYLEVCDGRNWIIKEHEDGKTGRVKLGSSKDNPGNGCKHLYERGITTSGVYWLLPFGASQAFQAYCDQATDGGGWMLLYAYKHVAQDNNPVVEKLPTDLNGYSHQLLNNLGINPSWAKELRFYCTTSAHSRVIHFKTSNSRIISTAYDGKGHCIVHDWKSNTFPLSGHSGFLPLQTANVFASRRPSPGFTDFPFWKGGLYHWGISPDFQRFECDDYASHQQHHTLHRVFVRGSSCQQFPVFY